The nucleotide sequence GCCTGTAGAGAAAGCTCACTTTGTCATTAGTGTGCCCCCGGCCCTGTTACAACCTACTCTGCATAGTGAGGCTGAGGTATTTGTAATACTCCAAAATGGTTACAAATTTCCGTCACATGACTGCCAGTTAACTGTATCAAGCCCCACTGCTTCGGACTTGAAACTTTACTGACTGCTATTCACACAGTAGCAACTGTCTTTGAATGCGAAGGCAACATTGACGCAattagaggaaatatttgaaatccAGGGGCTTGTAAACAAGTTGAGATGAGTTTCAAAGATCTGGTGGCAGCTCCCAGGTTCCTGGGTTGGTTGGTAGTCCACAGCCCACTCTTCAAACTTCTGGTAAAAGGGATCCTTCTGAAGGATTAGTCCTCTGAGCCTCCTAGTGTGGCTGTAAGGCAGGGACCCTTTTGCTGTGCAACACCCGCCCCCCACTTGCTGCATACTATACACGGCACCCACCATCTCCTGCCCCTTGCCTTCTCAGCTTTGTCCAGTGCAGGCTCCCTacaggctggggagggagctACCCCCAAACTTGATTCCCCTTTCCCTTGCTGCTGCAGTTTCATCCCCATTCACAAGTAATTAGGGCACTTTTGTTTCCTCCCACCTTTTTCAGACATTTGCTATGGCTTGCGTATTGGCCTTTCGTTAGGCTAACATAACATACATTTGTCTATCAACCGATTAATCCCAAGtatctagaacagtgcccagcacatacaTGCCCagtaaattcaaatttattaagtataaaatattcttctgatttctttcaaccatttaaaaatggagaaatttagCTCATGGGCAGCAGACCAGTTTGCCAAACCCCTGGTTCAGATTTCTACTCTTATTGAGGACTGGCACCATAGAAGAGAATATAAagatgctatttatttttttaatttgttaattttttgaagattggccctgagctaacatctgttgccaatctcctctctttttttccttctccccaaagcaccagtgcatagtcgtatatcctagttgtaggccatccagttctcctatgtggggacaccgcctcaacatggcttgacaagcgatgctaGGTCTgagcctaggatccaaaccagcgaaccctgggccgctgaagtggagcccgtgaacttaactgctgcgccactgggccagcccccaaagatgCTATTTAAGAACGTGCTACCCTGGGGTACAAGGATGACACATAAATGCAGTATATGTACTTCCCATAACATAAGATTTAAGAGCCACCAGCCACATGGAGCTATTACAATTacaattaagtaaaattttaaaaatcagttctgtACATGCACtagcaatatttcaaataattggtAGCCAGAGAACATTTCTattattgcagaaagttctactggacagtgtCGTGAGATCTGGCAGGAGGGGGAATTCCACACTTCACAAACCAGAACACAAGAGCAGTTCAAACAAAACGTCTCACATATTTATTACTGAACCAACCTACTAGTTCAGAAGCAtagcaacaaagagaaaaatcaattccTGAATAAAACACATCCAACTGTCCAGACAGTCACGTTTTCAGAGTGGTATGGTAAGATGTAAGAAGGACTTTGATACAGCATAAATATGTGTGTCATCTCATCTGTGATTCCTTATAGACCCAGCTTGGTTCTTCTCCAATGTCTCCGCTTGGAGTTGTACCTACACAGAAGGAAACTGCAAGTTACAAAGGCAATGTGACCTCAACGTTGCCTTTTAAGTACCATAAAATCCTCGAAAGGCAAAGGGTCCcgtgtttttccttccttcaagTTTGGAGCTCTTTTTGGAGAGTAAAAAATGATTTGCTAGATGTGTTTAAGAACTAGTCAAATCAATTTTTTACCTCTCAAAACGATTCCAGGCTAGGAAAACACAGCGGTTCCTAATTGGGACGGTAGTAGTAGAGAAGCTCTTTTCTCCGCAAGTGGACAAGCACCCATTCTTGATTCCACAGACCTGGGGTAGCCAGAGACATACATTTTgcgcctccccccgccccgtaaACTACACCAAAAACAGTCATTTCTATATAATAGGTTACACACATAAAAGCTCCTGTGTAATTTTTACAATAGATTAACATCCCCATTTTAACACCAAACCAAGTGATTTGCAGAGCTAAGGCCATCTCAGAATTGTCCATGTCAATCTGTCATGATTTTACCCTCACAAAGGCAAAATCAAAAATGATCCACACAAGATTTTCTTTCAGCAGGATAATGTCAGTACTTCCACAAAATGAAGCACTGTAATTGCAACCTGcttaaaagacattttcaaagttagaagataactcaagcaagagaaaaattatttaatttgccAATTCTCTGGGCCAAGAGTGTGTAATCCTAAATACAAAGTGCCTTCCCAGCTCTAGGAGAGGACAGAGCAAGAGACTAATCCTGATAACCGCAGGCACCCTCTATTGAGATAGGCACCGAGCTTTATATAAACCAGACTTGTACACTAGCTTCATCATTTTGTGCTCATGCGTTTCAAAGTCTTCATCTTGCAAGAGGGACCCTACTTGCTAGGCCAACTCTACAGTGTCAGctgaaaaatgctttgaaaataagaattttggTAATATTTGCTGCCGTGTCTTCTGTGGTCTTCTGGGCTCAATTATTtgggagaaccaggaaagctcatactccattttaaacaaaCCAATTCTAGCAATGTTTTTCTTCCAAAATCATCAATTCAACTACTACTACAGTAGAGGGTAATCTTCCAACCTTTAGAAAAGAAACACTCAAAAATGAAATGGGTGAGCAACATGGTCGTCCCCGCTGGGCTGTGTAATGAGATCGCCTTCCACCTTATGTTCTGCTCAGATGTAAAACAACCaggaaattaatattaataaattaatactgGAGGAGTGTCTGACCCTAAGCCCAGCTGTGGGCTGGGTACTGTCCAGAAATCCAAAGGAAGCACGTTAAAAGAAAGAGTTCAGAATGACGTTACAGGATGAAGTGGAGCGCGTATAACTTTCAATTGCATACTTATGCTCAAAGAGTAatcttaaatttaacaaaaaacaaGCGAGGGGTGGTGGGGTCCTTACCTGATTTTATTACCAGTTTTCATTCGAATCCATTGGGGAATGGGACgattctgcttttgtttcttggcTAGGAATCGCTTGATCCTAAAAGTCTTGTGAGAAGACTGGGAAGGAAATGCAATCAGCTTAGACAGCAATACCAGAGCTAGCTCATAATCTAAAGTCAGGAACTCCCTCAATCCAACATTTGAATCCTTAACATATACCAATAACAACCCCCCTCTATGCTAAACCCATCCCACCCTTTGCTTTGTTCCTCACAACTTCGCTGGAGGCACATACCGTAATTCCCATTGTTCAAATAAAAAATCAGCAGAATCAGGGAGGTAGGTAATCTGCCCCAACTCAGAGTCTGAACGTGCAGAGCTGGGATGCAAACCCAGGTCCTCTCTGCTCCAAGGCTGGGGTGCCTTTGGCCAATCTTCCCTGCTCCCCCTAGGACTCAGGACCACATGAAAGATGGCTAGGGCTGGGAAACTTGGGTTTTCACAAAAGAACACAGCTTTCggtcaaccaaaaaaaaaatctcttttgcaAGTCAACGAACTGCAGTGCGTTACTTTGAAAAACAGGGGTATCCACTTTCAAGGGTCATTGTGAGAGTAATTAGGATTTGCACAAAAGTCCCTGTCGTTCGCTAGGTCCCTTCTAACCCACCGACCATTGGTACTACTTCtatttaaaatgtcactttttcaAGGCTGACTTTTCCATTTTTGGCTTTCATGAACTTGGGTCATCTAGACCCAAACCCGATCACCCTCCTCCCCAGTCTGCAGGACAATCCGCAGAAATGGCATGAGTGCTGCTCTCAAGTCGGGCCAATGTGGCCCAACACACCCTTGCGTAACAGGGGCTGTTATAAAGAAGGCAGAGCCAACGTTCCTCCCTGCCAGCTCCCAGCGGCAGTCGTAAATTTTCCGTTGACTGATAAAACTACCAAACGCTAGACACTGATTCTCTCCATAAACGATTTTCTCAGGAAACCATCACCGGAAAAACTCACGACATGGGCTTTTTACGCAGCTGACATTTTACGAAGAACGCCCATTCGGCATAGATTCATGCCACAACGCCCCTTCTTCCAGGAGCTTCCACGGGGTGCCGCTCAAGACCCTGAAAAAAGGGCTAAAAAGTCCCGAAAGCTCACAGCGTGCCATGTTCCTGGCCGCCCAATGAAAAGACCTCCGAAAACCAGCAGCCCACGTTCCCTTCTCGATGCCCGGCACGTCTTGCGTGTTGGGGGCAGCCGCCGCCAGGCCCCGATTTGTGGGGTGCCCCCCGGCCCCAGCAGCACAGCTCGCTCCGGCAGAAGGGCGAAGGGAAGCGGGAGTCCCTTCCCTCCCGGGCGGGGCCTGGAGCCGAGGGCGCAGCTCACCCTTCCCAGGGCCTCGTCTACTCGCCACAGCCCACCAGGCCCGCGGGCGAGAGCGGCGGCCAAACTCGACCTTCTCCGGGAAAAGCCTGAAAAATGCCCCGGAACTTCGATGCGGCCCGCCGCGCTGGCGAGCTCGCGGAGACCTCGGGTCGCGGGAAGCCAGCCCGGAGCTGATGGTAACGGATGGACTCACCATGGCGAGGAGGAGCAGCTACCGCGCACACGACGATGgcgaggagagaaagaggaagaggcgGGCAGAAGGACGTGGTTACAAAGCGCTCCAGGGGCCGGGCTTGGGCGGGACCTCGTGCGCTGGCCACCGCCTCCCGCAGGCCGCACCCCCGCGCTCGGTCCCATGGAGCCGTGGGAGACCGCACTGGTTCGTGCGAAATGGGGTTCGCTTCCGTAAGTGGGCTCCTCAGGGGCCCGTCAGCATGTCAGGGCACCCCACTTTGTGGCCGAGGCAGACGGCCCGCGATAACGGCCAAAGCAGAGATCCTTCGGAAGGCAcgagggggaggcagggctgccTCCGGTGGAGGGCCAGGGACACGTCACGTCCGAGCGCAAGGGACTTCGGTCGTGAGCGCGCCGCGGGGTGGCAGCTGGGCACGCCCCGCCCGAGCGGCCTGGCGTGACGACCGCCTGGCCTTTGCTTGACTGCTGGGGGTGGTTTCCATCTGGCTGCGCGGTGCGGGACCAGGAGGGACAGTGAGGttggaggaagcaggagaggtCGGCGGGGGCTGCACCGAGTGGGCCCTGTCGGTCTAGGGCCGGCCGAGGAGCGTTAGTCTGGGCAGGCGGTTGCCAGTCAAGGTTTAAGCCGAGTTCTGGACAGAACCTCTTCTTTGGCCACTAGGAAGCCCAGACTGGCTGTAGCTCACTTTGGCAAAATGTATAGGAATTCATGGTATACTTTTTGGTAATGATCCCCCTGttcatccttttcttctccccttttgaaaacaaaaacctctgtGTCTTTGCAGTCACCTCAAGCATATTTGCACCAGTAAGTTAAGGGAGGAGTTTTTAATCTGGGGTCAACAAAGCGTCGATGTGTAGACTCCAAAATGAACTTGGATAAAAAGTCACAAATTCATTTCCATCAAACTGACTAAAATGTAGcgtttttctttatttacaatGTATGCAACAAACTACAGTACTTGGTTGCCAATAGAAATCAGAGatgaggagccagcctggtggcgcagcggttaagttcccatgcttcCTTGGGCTGTCCAGGGTTCGATAGTTGGATCTGGGTGTGAAGCTATGCACccattgtcaagccatgctgtggcaggcgtcccagatataaagtagaggaagatgggcacggatgttagctcagggctaatcttcctcaaaaaaaaagaagaaatcaaagatggtTTCATATCCCATTACAGTTGATGGAGATGTcttgaaatatttaacatttatacaCTCATCACTTCTTTGAAATGACAGTAGTTATTAGTTCCACAAGTAGAACTGTGTTATGAAGCCCATACCTTATAACAcacatttctttcagaaaatattttgataacaaTGTTGCAGTGtaattggttttctttgtaaTCCTATGTACTTTGTTtgatacatttattttgaaaataagtcCATAAACTTCATCAGATTGCCAAAGGGTTCCAGGCACAAAAGGTTACGAATCCTTGGGTTGGAGTATAGTGACAgatgataaaacaaacaaactaggTAGGAGGCTTTGGAAATAGTCTGGGCCAGAAATGATGGTGGCTCAAAGTAAGACAGTCCCCATGACGCtgaataagaggaaataaaataaagagatgatTGTGACATAAAATTGACAGGACTTGGTTCCAGGTTTCTGCTTTGGGCAACAGGACGCCGGTGCCTTAGATCTAGAGAGGGAATACAGAAGCCATAGGAAGCTTGAGCCCAATTTAATAATTGCCATTTTTTAACAGCAAAAGTTTTATTACATTAATGCCATCCAGTTTTTAAATTCAGACCCTCATccagaaaattttacattaaattgAAGCGAGACTTTAGGCTTCTTAAcctggatttttattatttatttaagaatcaatattttctttttcttttatttatttttaaaaattgtttattgaggggccagcccagtggcacagcggttaagttcggacGTTCCATTTCTGCGGCCCAgggtcgctggttcggatccctggtgtggacctacacactgcatgTCAAGCCaggttgtggcaggtgtcccacatgtaaagtagacgTTAGCTCCAGTAGATGTttagatgggcatggatgttagctcaggcctaatcttcctaaaaaaaaaaatgagtaaaaagaaagaaaatttttttattgaggtataattgacatataacattatgttagtttcaggtgtacaacataatgattcgatatttgtatatattgcgaaattgtcaccacaataagtctagttaacgtccatcaccatacatagttagaaatttttttcttgtgatgagaacttacAAGATCTGCTCTCAtatcaactttcaaatatgcaatacagtattattaactatagtcaccatgctgtatgttacatccccATGCCTTAattatttataactggaagtttgtaccttttttttttttcgaggaagattagccctgagctaacatcttttgccaatcctcctctttttgctcaggaagactggcctggagctgacatctgtgctcatcttcctttattttatatgtgggacacctgccacagcatggcttgatgagcggtgcatacataggtccacacctgggatccaaactggggaagcccaggctgccgaagtggaacatgcgaacttaactgctgcgccaccgggccagcccctacaagaATGTTGAAGGGGTGCTGATTGCCAGCTAAGAGGAAGAGGTGGCGTTTGAATTCAGCCTTACAAGGTGAGTggtggtgttatgggctgaattgtgttctcctcaaattcatatgttcaagccctaacccccagtacctcagaatgtgactttatttggaggtagggcctttacAGAGGTGATGAAGTTAAGTGAGGCTTGCTAGCGTGGTCCCTAACCCAGTCTGACTGGCGTCCTTCtcagaagagattaggacacacaaGGAGACACCAGGATGCACACACGTGTGGAgagaccatgtgaggatgcagCGAGAAGGTGGCTGGCCATCTGCaagacaaagagagaggcctcaggagaccCAAACCTGCTGACACTCTCAGACTTCAagtctccagagctgtgagaaatttctgttggCGAAGCCACCTCATctgcggtattttgttatggcagccccagcagactaacACAGGTGGGACCAGGAcatggggagatggggagaagggcaTTCCAACTAGAAGGGACAGCTTGCTGGTCACAAGAGTCGATGTGCAGTGGCCGGAGCCAGGGGAGGCACGTTTCAAGGACTGGAACTCGACAGAGCTGGGTCACCCTGGGGTCAGAAGGGACAAGGGCTGTGAAGAGGCTCCAGGATTTGACATAAGGTGCTCCTTGGGGCCCGTGAAAGTTGGGCAGTATAGATGGGAGGTGGGGAAGGTAGCAAGAAGGGGAAAGAGTGGGTGGTGAGGTGGGGCAGGACTCGAGGGGAGGAAATGCTTTTAGGATGTTTGAGTGTGAAGGGACAGAGACACAGGAGGGCAGTGAGCTCAAGAGTCGGTGCTTTCTGTAGATCATGGAGAAGAGGACGAGAAGAAGAGAGATTAAAGATGCGAGAAAACCCAGGTATGGTGGATAGTGGGGGTGGTCTCAGAGGACATGGGGGTGGGCTGAAGGGCATTAGGAGAGGAGTTTGCCCTGAAAAGGGGAACAGTTGTTTCCTgcagtgggagggaaggagaaggacggatgaaaagaaatttttttttgtaaatttaatttttgttttaaagattggtacctgagctaacatctgttgctaatcttctttttttgtttttccttcttcttctccccaaagccccactgtacatagttgtatattcttgttgttgGTCCTTCTGGTCGTGCTaagtgggacgccgcctcagcatggcttgatgagcagtgccatgtccgtgcccgggatccgaactggtgaaaccctgggccgctaaagcggaacgcgtgaacttaaaccactcggccacagggctggccccttaattttgttttttaatgatgtAAATGTTTTACATGATTCCGTTTACATCCTACATGACCCCACATCTCCTCTCCTAGGTGTTTCCCCCGCAGAAAGGTGTACACGTGTGCATCAAAAGGTATGTACTAAATTAGTTATAGCAGAATTATTTCTAATGGCCCCAAACTAGACACTGTCTTAATCTATCACCAGGAacagataaattgtggtatatttccCGAGGGCTGCTGTACAGCAGCAGATCTCAAAGTGTGAGCCAGGGAACTCAGGGGGGTCCTCCAGACCCTTGCAGAGGCTCTGTGAGATCAAAGCTATTTTGATAACAAGACAAAGAAGTGATGTGCTTCTTTcgctctcctcctctcctgagtGTGGTAGTTTTCAAGAGGCTCCATGACTTGTAATGACATCGTGGCTCTGACAGGAAATGGAATGTGGGCTTATGTGTTCTTGGGTTTGaaatatttctcagttttcatttctaatacaGCAAATGTTGATAGATACAATCCACACAAACAAAGGCCCTTTGAggtcctcagtaatttttaagtgTGAAGGAGTCCTAAGACTAAAATGTTGGCGAACTGCTCCTATAcggcaatgaaaatgaacaagctATGCCTACCCACAATGACATGGGTGATGGATCACGAACAGAACGTGGAGCACAGGCAGCCAGCCACAATAGCATACGTACTGTGTGATTCCGTTTACCTAAAGACCACACAGGCAGAACTCATCCATGCCATTAGAAGTCAGGCGAGTGGTTATCCTTGCCGGGAGGGGCTGCTGGTCATGTTTGTTTCTTGCTCTGGGTGCCAGTTCTctgggtgtgttcactttgtgaaaaatcATCTAGCTGTACTCTTCGGGtttttgcacttttctgtatgggtgttatatttcaatataaaCTTAAGAACACTTTATGTGGATCTACAGACAAAACTCTAAATGAAACATTTCCAGAGGGCTAGCTGCCATTCcagtcttccctccctcccccgttctcTCCATCCTCCATaagctatttttttcctcataggTAGTTTTGATTAGTTGCTGATTTCtccttccattatttctttcggaaaatatctgaatattttcattttcattttgaatgaaaTATTGAATAAGTCCCACCTCTGCCTTCCTATGGTAAAAGTAACATGTTATGTACAGGAGAGAGAActtggaggtggagagaaggaaaaccgGAGTGGCACCTAGCGGATGGATCGGAAGGTAGGAAATGAGGAGGCTCAACAGCCTTCTGCAGAGAATAAAGGGATTTGGAGAAAGAAGACAGGATTTGGAATAGATACATGCCTTCGCTCAAGAAGTTGAATGCCCTTACTATGAGCAATAGATTGTATTGTCACTTACAGAACAGTGTGACCCACATGCCGAGAGGGATGCATGGGATgctggcagagcacagaggatccCCTCGCCAGCCCGGGCAGTAGAGAGTCGGGAGAGGTCTTCAGAGAAGGGGCTGCTTGAGGGAAATCCTGATGGAGGACTAGGAGGGGGCAGAGTAGGGCAGTGAGGGATggctttccaggaagagggaactaTATTTGCAAAGTTGTAGAGGTGGAGAGCAGGTATCCAGGGCCTCCCAGGGTCGGCCCAGGAGTCTGAGCTTTATCCTGGAGGCCAACAATGTGCAATTGTTTAGTAGAATAGTTCTTTGGTTTGAAAGCCGTTTTATATAGAAACCCacccttgactcttctctttctcttacacccctattccaatccattagcaaatTCTGTCAGCTCTCTCTTCAAAATGCGTCTAGAATCCAAATGTTcctcactgcccccaccccagctcaagAGACGACCATCTCTCGCTGGGATCATGACAAAAGCCCCTgactcttctcccttcttctgaACCTGCCCCCTATGATCttttctcaacacagcagccagagtgatcctgttAAAACCTACCACATCGTGTCACTCATCTGCCTGCATGGCTCTAATGGCTCATCATCTCAGTCTTGTAAAAATCCAAGTTCTTACAGTGGCCTCCGGGGGCAAACACCGTCAGACCTTTCCGCCCCCACCTCTCTGCCCTCATTTCCACCTGCTCTCACCTTCAGTTCACTCCCGTTTTCTCCATAGAACTTATCTGactaacatatattttatttctttttgtttgactCCCTCCCTAGAATAGAAATTCCACGAGGAATtgtgtgttttgttcactgctgtcttCCCTGAGCGTAGAATTGTGCCTCGCACATAgcagctcagtaaatatttgatgaatgaatgaacgaactcTAATACAGCAAACAGACAAAGTACAAGAACAGCCTCCTCAGGGCAGTTTACGTCTTCAGTGTTTGGCCTGGACATTTGTTTGAGGAACCCTTGAAgtgcttctgcccagccaagagGGTTCCTCGGAGAAGAGTTTCAAAATGACTGCTGAAGGCAAATGGGAGCGGCTGAAAGCTTTTGAAGGGTAAGTGGCAATTATGTAAGTATTTTAGGAAGATCCCTTGGGCAGCTGTGTGGAAAGCAGATGAGGGTAGAGGCAAGAgtggaaacaaggaaacaaggaGACCCACGGGAGGCTGTAGCCACAGTCCCAACGCGCTGATGCTCTTTTTCGTTGCAGTTGCCTACCAGTCCCTGAGTCTCTCCCTCTCATTCCTTGCAGATTTAGCTCTTGGCTCACTGTCACTCTCTCGAACACTACTCCTGTCACAGTCCCTGGTGAGTTTGATATCCATGCAGATACCTCCAGACCCTTGGCCTCCTCTCCTTCAGTGTCTTGCCCTCCACCACCCTGCAGCCACTCGCTCCCTTGCCCTTCCTTTGACCGTGGCATTAGCCCATTCTCTGCTCTCTGTGCAGCTCCCTTCTCCTAGTACCCCAACACTGACTACATTTCCACCCCACCAGGACCGGCAATCCACTGAACCTGtaccttttcccttttctctccgcCACCCCTCCttgtctcctcttccctccttacTCAGCTTAAATTATATCAACCACTCACTTGTACACACCTTGCCCTTTCTTGTACTTGCTAGGAGAAAGCATAACCCTTGTAAATCCAGTTCTCCACCTGCTCAACATATCTACACCTCTGGCAGCTgaatgaagctggaggaagcCGACCGGCCTCACTTCAGGTTCATGACCACTGACTTCGAGTGGGCCCTCAGTGCTGCCCCACAACCCTACCTTTCTTTAGTCTAGCCACCCTCCCATTCTCCGAGAACAGTGCTTCTTAAGCTTGAATGTGCACACACTTCACCTGGGCATCCTATTAGACCACAGACTCTGATTCTGTATTTCTGATAACTTCCCAGGTGATGTGCATGCTGCTGGACTGTGGACCCGCACTTTCAGTAGCAAAGGCCtggaccaggggttggcaaacttcttctgatagtaaatattttagtctttgcagGTGACATATGGTGTCTGttgcaactgctcaactctgccattgcagctagacaatacataaatgaatgggtatGGCAGGGTTCCAATAAAATTGTAGTTATGgaagctgaaatttgaatttcatagaattttcttgtgtcacaaaatattattcttcttttgattttttcaaccatttaaaaatacaaaaacaattcTTAGTTGGCAGGCTGTACACAAATAGGCAGCGGCCCGGTTTGGTCCACAGTTTGTCAACCCTTGGCCTAGACAACTGTTTCAAACCTCTTCTGTCCTCAGATCTGCAGCCCTTCCTCCTCCGTTCTCTCAGATGATGGCCTTGCTTCCTAGTCACCGAGAAAATTTAAGCAATCACAGGAGATCTTCCATGACTCACTTACCGCGTCCCAGCTCCCAGCACCTGCACTCGAATCCTCTGCCTTCATCCTGTTCCTGCGGATGAAGTATTTGCGCTATGGCCAGCCTTTCTGCTTGCTTGTGCCCTCAATCCTAACCCCTGTCACCTAGTCAAGAACCTTGCTCTGGCAGTTCTGTCCTTTCTGTCCCTGCTTTTCACTGGATTGTTCCCAACAATGTACAAATAAATAGGTGGGCATTTCTCCCCTTTTAAAAGCCTGCTCTTTATCCCAACTCCCTTTCCACTGCTACtccgttccctccttccttttacaACAAAGCTGTGCAAGATTTGTCGAGATTTCTGTTTccaatttctctcctctcattctttttttttttttttttgaggaagattagccctgagctaactactgccagtcctcctcttttt is from Equus asinus isolate D_3611 breed Donkey chromosome X, EquAss-T2T_v2, whole genome shotgun sequence and encodes:
- the RPL39 gene encoding large ribosomal subunit protein eL39, which gives rise to MSSHKTFRIKRFLAKKQKQNRPIPQWIRMKTGNKIRYNSKRRHWRRTKLGL